A section of the Bacillus sp. HSf4 genome encodes:
- a CDS encoding TetR family transcriptional regulator, giving the protein MPKQTSGKYEKILHAAIEVISEKGLDKASISDIVKRAGTAQGTFYLYFSSKNALIPAIAENLLTHTLNEIKGKMDGTEPFWTVMKILIDETFNITSLHKDIIVLCYSGLAIDHSMEKWEAIYQPYYSWLEGIIEKAAENNEIIRDINVRWTARTIINFVENTAERYYIGAEKEEDIEVFKKEIFTFLKRSLSVR; this is encoded by the coding sequence ATGCCTAAACAAACTTCAGGGAAATATGAAAAAATTTTGCATGCGGCCATTGAAGTCATTTCTGAAAAAGGGCTTGATAAGGCTTCCATTTCAGATATTGTGAAAAGAGCCGGGACGGCGCAAGGCACTTTTTATTTGTATTTTTCCTCGAAAAATGCGTTAATTCCTGCGATAGCAGAGAATCTTTTAACACATACACTGAATGAAATCAAAGGCAAAATGGACGGAACAGAGCCCTTTTGGACGGTCATGAAAATTCTGATCGATGAGACATTCAACATTACTAGCCTTCATAAGGATATTATTGTGCTTTGTTACTCAGGGCTTGCCATCGACCACTCCATGGAAAAATGGGAAGCCATTTATCAGCCGTATTATTCCTGGCTGGAAGGAATCATTGAAAAAGCCGCGGAAAACAATGAAATTATTCGCGATATCAATGTAAGATGGACGGCCAGAACGATTATCAATTTTGTTGAAAATACAGCTGAACGTTACTATATCGGCGCTGAAAAAGAAGAGGATATCGAAGTGTTCAAGAAGGAAATTTTCACATTTCTGAAAAGAAGCTTAAGCGTCAGGTGA
- a CDS encoding multidrug efflux SMR transporter: MYWLFVLIAGFLEVVWATALKGAETLLDWTVIFILIAVSFILLIRSYRKIPMASAYTVFVGIGTVGTYVTGIVLGEPFSGGQIFFLTVLLAGIIGMKLFTKERETHSRGEH, from the coding sequence ATGTATTGGCTGTTTGTTTTGATTGCAGGCTTTTTGGAAGTGGTGTGGGCCACGGCGCTTAAAGGTGCAGAGACATTGTTAGATTGGACGGTCATCTTTATATTGATCGCTGTCAGTTTTATTTTGCTTATTCGTTCTTACCGGAAAATTCCGATGGCGTCTGCTTACACTGTATTTGTCGGCATCGGAACCGTCGGAACTTATGTTACTGGAATTGTTTTGGGGGAACCCTTTTCAGGAGGCCAAATTTTCTTTTTAACCGTGCTCTTAGCCGGAATTATCGGCATGAAGCTTTTCACAAAAGAACGTGAGACACATTCAAGAGGTGAACATTGA
- a CDS encoding multidrug efflux SMR transporter translates to MAWFLLVVSGIEEMIAAIAMKYVDGTKKKWPIIVMVVGFALSFYCLSKAMQVLSAGVAYAVWTGIGIIGITAVSFFWFKDRFQLPQLISLFLIIVGVVGLRLTS, encoded by the coding sequence ATGGCATGGTTTTTGCTTGTCGTTTCAGGAATTGAAGAAATGATCGCTGCCATTGCGATGAAATATGTGGACGGCACGAAAAAGAAGTGGCCGATCATTGTGATGGTTGTTGGATTTGCTTTGTCATTTTACTGCCTTTCAAAAGCAATGCAGGTTCTCTCCGCCGGAGTCGCGTATGCAGTCTGGACCGGGATAGGGATCATCGGCATAACGGCCGTCAGCTTTTTTTGGTTTAAAGATCGCTTTCAACTCCCGCAGCTGATATCCCTTTTCCTGATCATTGTCGGAGTTGTCGGCCTGCGGCTTACATCTTAA
- the speG gene encoding spermidine N1-acetyltransferase, with protein MSNQLKLRPLEREDLPFVHRLNNDAKIMSYWFEEPYETFVELQDLFDKHIHDQSERRFIVEKETEMIGLVELVEIDYIHRRAEFQIIIDPAHQGNGYSSIATYLAMNYAFSVLNLHKLYLIVDEDNQKAIHLYKKAGFSIESELQDEFFVDGFYHNAIRMCIFQKEFLKIKQDGTK; from the coding sequence ATGTCGAATCAGCTTAAATTGCGTCCGTTGGAAAGAGAAGATTTGCCATTTGTCCACCGTCTCAACAACGATGCAAAAATCATGTCCTATTGGTTTGAAGAGCCTTACGAAACGTTTGTGGAATTGCAGGATTTATTTGATAAACACATTCACGATCAAAGTGAACGTCGATTTATTGTTGAAAAAGAGACAGAGATGATCGGATTGGTTGAGTTGGTGGAAATTGATTATATTCACCGCAGGGCCGAGTTTCAAATTATTATTGATCCGGCGCATCAAGGCAATGGCTATTCGTCAATCGCGACTTATCTGGCCATGAACTACGCGTTTTCCGTATTGAATTTGCATAAGCTTTATTTAATTGTCGATGAAGATAATCAAAAAGCCATTCATCTATATAAAAAAGCCGGTTTTTCTATCGAGAGCGAGCTTCAGGATGAATTTTTCGTCGACGGTTTTTACCATAACGCCATCAGAATGTGTATTTTTCAGAAGGAATTTTTAAAAATCAAACAGGATGGAACAAAATAA
- a CDS encoding YxeA family protein, translated as MKRHFALISLMIAFAAVLTGCNLNRLGTDQYYVQIAGDGKEEISKADDGKEYRIFNYQLAGFDEEGKEKTMTFTADKNLKKGAFLRVYDSKKKGVTSWEEVDKEDIPDLAKERLDVKK; from the coding sequence ATGAAACGACATTTCGCATTGATCAGTCTCATGATCGCATTTGCTGCCGTATTGACAGGCTGCAACCTGAATCGTCTGGGAACAGACCAATATTATGTCCAGATTGCAGGTGATGGAAAAGAGGAGATTTCAAAGGCGGATGACGGCAAGGAATATCGAATATTCAACTATCAATTAGCCGGCTTTGACGAAGAAGGCAAGGAAAAAACAATGACGTTTACCGCAGACAAAAATCTCAAGAAAGGCGCATTTTTGCGCGTATACGATTCCAAGAAAAAGGGCGTAACATCCTGGGAAGAAGTTGACAAAGAGGACATCCCGGATTTGGCGAAAGAGCGATTGGATGTAAAAAAATGA
- a CDS encoding DUF4177 domain-containing protein, translating into MKEYQFVKIELSSFNKKPKEDYREVIREYAREGWRFVQIFAPATSGYGIASYFELIFERDA; encoded by the coding sequence ATGAAAGAATATCAATTTGTCAAAATTGAATTGAGCTCATTTAATAAGAAACCAAAGGAAGATTACCGGGAAGTCATCCGAGAGTACGCCCGGGAAGGGTGGCGATTTGTGCAAATCTTCGCTCCTGCGACTTCAGGATATGGAATTGCATCTTATTTTGAGTTGATCTTTGAAAGAGATGCATGA
- a CDS encoding manganese catalase family protein, with the protein MFFHIKELQYRAKPEKPDALFAKKLQEILGGQFGEISVALQYLFQGWNVRGNGKYKDLLMDTGAEELAHIEMLATMIARLLDGAPVGDLEKAAKDPVIGAILGGMNPQHAIVSGLGAMPSDSVGNRWTADYIIASGNLLADFRANLNAESQGRLQAVRLYETTTDRGVKDMLSWLIARDTMHQNQWIAAIKELEAKENVVVPSTFPRKLEKREVSHVLFNFSRGNESAAGRWAHGTSMDGEGVFQYVEKPQPLAKKPVLSPAPPYIHDTPPSVIQNHRDDAPPPNLY; encoded by the coding sequence ATGTTTTTTCATATAAAAGAATTGCAGTACCGGGCAAAACCGGAAAAGCCTGATGCTTTATTTGCGAAAAAGCTGCAGGAAATATTGGGCGGGCAGTTTGGCGAAATCTCCGTTGCCTTGCAGTATCTTTTTCAGGGCTGGAATGTCCGGGGAAACGGCAAGTACAAAGATCTGTTAATGGATACTGGGGCGGAAGAGCTGGCCCATATTGAAATGCTGGCGACCATGATTGCACGCTTGCTGGATGGAGCGCCTGTCGGCGATCTCGAAAAAGCGGCAAAAGATCCGGTTATAGGGGCCATTCTTGGAGGGATGAATCCGCAGCACGCGATTGTATCGGGACTCGGGGCTATGCCTTCGGATAGTGTGGGGAACCGTTGGACCGCCGATTATATTATTGCCAGCGGCAATTTGCTTGCTGACTTTCGGGCAAATTTAAATGCTGAGTCACAAGGCCGTCTTCAGGCAGTCCGGCTTTATGAAACAACAACAGATCGCGGTGTCAAAGATATGCTGTCTTGGCTGATCGCAAGGGATACGATGCATCAAAATCAATGGATTGCGGCGATTAAGGAGCTGGAGGCGAAAGAAAATGTCGTCGTGCCAAGCACCTTCCCGAGGAAACTTGAAAAAAGAGAAGTGTCCCATGTCTTATTTAACTTCTCAAGAGGAAATGAAAGTGCGGCTGGCAGATGGGCACATGGAACGAGCATGGATGGCGAAGGAGTCTTTCAGTATGTTGAGAAGCCGCAGCCGCTCGCGAAAAAACCGGTGTTAAGCCCTGCTCCTCCTTATATCCATGATACACCGCCTTCAGTCATTCAAAACCATCGGGATGACGCACCTCCTCCAAACCTGTACTGA
- a CDS encoding DUF2935 domain-containing protein, which translates to MKTYRETAVFEHKFWLQVMGDHARFILDSLAEKEREDIQKAKRFKQIFDVLLKKVNTSADLYSLTLEAEEYVLQFRKFKLSIIKRHITSDIKIHLSPTFINHMVNELEEYLLIIKYLKKRETPPVFHELHHHMLWLMDAAGHAGAIADELDAVEKRLKEKSRGFVKHFEQFYLKSVELTGYLRANVESFPALRRMNKDVKLEIELFRTFLNEIEELELTEQMLGTFSALMADHMMREECYYLMKIAESTNTQKPACDPAKPRLQEK; encoded by the coding sequence TTGAAAACATATCGGGAAACGGCGGTCTTTGAACACAAATTTTGGCTGCAAGTGATGGGGGATCACGCCCGTTTTATCTTGGATTCTTTGGCTGAAAAAGAAAGGGAAGACATACAGAAAGCGAAGCGGTTTAAGCAAATATTTGACGTTTTGCTGAAAAAAGTGAATACATCGGCTGATTTATATTCCTTAACATTGGAGGCGGAGGAATACGTCCTTCAGTTTAGAAAATTTAAACTGTCCATTATTAAACGGCATATTACAAGCGATATTAAAATCCATCTTTCCCCGACTTTTATCAACCATATGGTGAACGAGCTTGAAGAATATCTTCTGATCATCAAATATTTGAAAAAGCGGGAGACGCCGCCCGTTTTCCATGAATTGCACCACCATATGCTATGGCTGATGGATGCAGCCGGGCATGCTGGAGCGATCGCTGATGAGCTTGATGCGGTCGAAAAACGGCTGAAAGAAAAAAGCAGGGGATTTGTCAAGCATTTTGAACAGTTTTACCTTAAATCTGTGGAATTGACAGGTTATCTTAGAGCAAATGTGGAATCCTTTCCGGCTCTTAGAAGAATGAACAAAGATGTCAAGCTTGAAATCGAATTATTCCGCACCTTTTTAAATGAAATCGAAGAATTGGAATTGACAGAGCAGATGCTCGGCACTTTCTCAGCGCTTATGGCAGATCATATGATGAGGGAAGAATGCTATTATTTAATGAAAATCGCCGAATCGACAAATACGCAAAAGCCTGCATGCGACCCGGCAAAGCCAAGGCTGCAAGAAAAGTAA
- a CDS encoding GNAT family protein gives MEIRKINISDAEQFLNLCQTLDEESEFMMYEPGERLTTIERQREQIRSMLAGSSQILVASAGGSLIGHITAVRGQANRTRHRAHIVIGIRKAYRGQGIGTHLFLALEKWACEEKLHRLELTVMSHNQTAVKLYQKIGFSIEGTRKHAMMVNGTYVDEYFMAKLI, from the coding sequence ATGGAAATTAGAAAAATCAATATATCAGATGCAGAACAATTTCTAAATCTGTGTCAAACTTTAGATGAAGAATCCGAATTCATGATGTATGAACCAGGAGAGCGGCTGACAACAATAGAGCGCCAAAGGGAACAGATCAGATCCATGTTGGCCGGTTCATCTCAGATCTTAGTTGCGAGTGCAGGCGGAAGCTTGATCGGCCACATTACGGCAGTCAGAGGACAAGCTAACCGGACACGGCACCGCGCCCATATTGTCATCGGAATCCGCAAAGCTTATAGAGGACAGGGGATAGGCACGCACCTGTTTCTGGCTTTGGAGAAATGGGCCTGTGAAGAAAAACTGCACAGGCTTGAGCTGACTGTTATGAGCCATAACCAAACTGCCGTGAAATTATATCAAAAAATCGGCTTTAGCATAGAAGGAACGAGAAAGCATGCGATGATGGTCAATGGTACATATGTTGACGAATATTTCATGGCCAAATTGATCTAA